In the genome of Pseudomonadota bacterium, the window GCGTCACGCAGCCGCTGCGCAGCCACTTCGGGGGTAATATCGCGTTGTTTCTCGGCGAGCAATTCGAAACCCACCATGAACTTTGGAATCGTGGCCGACCGCAAGGCGGGCGGGTAGATGTGCATGTGTAGCTGCCAGCCGTCGTCGTTTGACGCAGGCGCGCTGTGCCAACCCATCGAGTAGGACATGGGGGCATTAAACAGGCCGTCATACTGTGTGAACAGTGTTTGAATCAACGCGGTGAGACCCGCCTGCTCGTCAGTGTTGAGGTCGTGCAGTCGGGTAACGGGCCGGCGCGGCAGCACCAGGGTCTCGAAGGGCCACGTCGCCCAGTAGGGAACAAGAGCCACCCACTCATCGTTCTCGGCGACGAGTCGTTCCGCAAGTTCACACTCTCGTGCGAGATAATCCATGAGCAAAATGCGGTCGTAGCGCTGCTGATACTGACGCTGTTGGTCAGCGACTTTCGCCGCCTCGGTCGGCAAACAGTCGATGGCCCATATTTGGCCGTGTGGATGGGGACTGGAAGCCCCCATCAGGCCACCTCGATTTTCAAAAATCTGCACCCATTCGAATTCTTTTGAGAGCTGCTCGCTTTGGTCCATCCACGCGCTGACCACTCGACCAATTTTGTCGGGCGGCATCTGGTGAAGGCCTAGATTGTGCTCTGGGCCGTAACAGATCACGCGACAACGGCCACGCACGGG includes:
- a CDS encoding UDP-glucose--hexose-1-phosphate uridylyltransferase; amino-acid sequence: MSGKLDTPHRRRNALTGEWVVVSPHRTQRPWQGHEGDATSPLPSYDPNCYLCPGNGRAGGVINPDYDDVYIFDNDFPALLNESDIQSSGDPLFVAEPVRGRCRVICYGPEHNLGLHQMPPDKIGRVVSAWMDQSEQLSKEFEWVQIFENRGGLMGASSPHPHGQIWAIDCLPTEAAKVADQQRQYQQRYDRILLMDYLARECELAERLVAENDEWVALVPYWATWPFETLVLPRRPVTRLHDLNTDEQAGLTALIQTLFTQYDGLFNAPMSYSMGWHSAPASNDDGWQLHMHIYPPALRSATIPKFMVGFELLAEKQRDITPEVAAQRLRDAAG